In Henriciella litoralis, the genomic window ACCCGCGCGGTGAGCCCGGAATTCAGGCCGTTCTGTTCCAAAAGATGCGCCGATGTGGATCTCTCGCGCTGGCTGAAAGGCGGTTATGCCATTCCGGGGCGCCCGGCAGAGCAGGCCGATGAAACGCCGAGCTACAAGGAAGAGCGCGACGAATAAGCCCGCGCCAGCGGCCGCAGACGCCCAAAGGCGCGCGGCAAAAAAAGACCAATTAAAACAAAAGATAATTAGCTGGAGTTATACCAGCCCGCCAGCACCTCATTGAGGTGGTAGGGAAGCTCTGCTGCGACGCTTGCAAGATCCCGGCTGAGGCCGGAGAGCTGCCTGTGCGGGGGATAGGCCGGGCGGGCCTCGCGGTCTGCCTTCATTCTGGCGAGATAGCGCGCCATGCGCCTTGCGGCCTTTTCTGGCGACTTCAAGGCCGCGAGCAGGGCGGCATGACGGTGTCGTAGCGGTGTTATTTCAGGCAACTTTTCATGTCTGGGCATCGCGCCAAGCCGGGCAAGCCCCTCAAGGCTCGTCTGCGACGGTTCAAGCATCAGCTGAAAAGGGCGCACGCGGCGGCGATGGAGCGCATCATGGCGCGCCTCAGGTGCTTCGTCGGGCGCACACGCCCCCTCATCTGCGCAAACAGGGCCGGGCCGCGAAGGCTCGATCTTGAGAGAGGCCGCCATCAACACAAGGAGGCGGCGCAGAATGGATTCCAGGAGAGCAAGGCGCGCCTTCATCCGGCGATAGCGACCGGGCGAGAGCTGATAGCCGGTATCGAACCCGGCGCGGCAGGCAAGCTCATCGGCGGCACCTTTCAGCGCGTCGAGCCCCCGCCGGACAATATCTGCAAACCGATCCATGGCGGCAAGACTAGGCCGGCGCGCTATCCGGTCGGAAACTTTAAGGCTTGGGGCCGGCAAATCGCATGCTAGGCTGACGCGAACATCACCTGCCCATAGACAAAGGCCAAGCCCCATGCGCGCCCTCATCCTGCCTGCCAGCTTTCTGTTCCTCATCGCCGCCTGCGCCGTGCCCACACCAACCGGGGAGGGGCCGACCGGGGAGGGACCGGTGACGGGTGAGACTGGCTATGCGCCGATCCGGTTTGAGGGCGAGAAAGCGACCCCAGCGGAACGCGCGCGCTGTGAGGCGGCGGGCGGGTCGGTTCAGCGGGCGGGAATGCTCGGCTGGGAAAATTGCATCCAGATGATGCCGGATGCGGGCGAGATGTGCCGCGATAGCTCTGACTGTTTCAGCGAGTGCCGGGTCAGTTCAGAGGCCCCCGCAGACCCCGGCACCCCCACCACCGGCCAATGCGCCCCCACCGACAGCCCGTTCGGCTGCTATCAAAGGGTCAAAGACGGTGTGGCCGATGGGATGATCTGTGTGGATTAGGGGGAGATCAAGCGGCAAATTCAACCGCTGGCGTTCCAATTCGTTCGGCAATTATCTTGAACAAAAAATGCGAGAATGGCGGAGGAACACTGTTCCCAATCATCCGATGGCTATGCCACTTGGTCGGATGAAAGCTAAACCAATCAGGAAAACCTTGGATCCTGGCGGCTTCTCGCACAGTGATGACTCTTGGTTGGTCTGGGTGTATCGGTCGAGCGGATTGAAAAGAACCTTTGTCGGCGCCTGTTCCCGCACGAAGTACATTCGCCGGCTTGTTCCAAGCAAGTCTCTTAAATCGGCTTACTGATTCCTTCTCTCCTTGCTTGGTGTTTGAAAACCTTGAGACTACCAGACTAGAGTGGCGAGTACTCGAGAAACCGCTTACTAGGCCTATCTTCTGTCGTTCGACAAAGCTTCTGTCGCCCAATCCGCTCGGGGCGCGAGACCGAAGTGATTGAGCGTAAGAACTGATTTCAGAATTTTCAGCATAAGACTGCCAGTCGGACTCGTTGGAAGGTTCGCCCAAATCGTATATGGCGTCTTTAGTCGTATGAGGAGCTGAAGCGGCGGCAGCAATC contains:
- a CDS encoding DNA gyrase inhibitor YacG; translation: MSKAKCPVCETRAVSPEFRPFCSKRCADVDLSRWLKGGYAIPGRPAEQADETPSYKEERDE
- a CDS encoding DNA cytosine methyltransferase, whose protein sequence is MTGKILDLFCGCGGLSLGAHYAGFASHVAIDVDSTLSSAYRANFPRTNVLTGDLASISPRDFRHFFGKEGPIGVIGGPPCQGFSSIGKRDNSDPRNSLLIKYFEVVQELQPKFFVMENVPGLLLPNSRHFLDTGLNLVADAYSIVGPITLNASNYGAATDRKRIIIIGYKSEYMNPLDTHVLIAAAASAPHTTKDAIYDLGEPSNESDWQSYAENSEISSYAQSLRSRAPSGLGDRSFVERQKIGLVSGFSSTRHSSLVVSRFSNTKQGEKESVSRFKRLAWNKPANVLRAGTGADKGSFQSARPIHPDQPRVITVREAARIQGFPDWFSFHPTKWHSHRMIGNSVPPPFSHFLFKIIAERIGTPAVEFAA